Sequence from the Seonamhaeicola sp. ML3 genome:
TGTATTGGTAAATAGTGATTGTGCTATCGTTCTTGCTGCTCCAAAACAATCATTAAAAGATTATTTCTACAAAAACACCGATGCCGATGAACTAATTTTTGTCCATAGAGGAACAGGAACATTAAGAACCATGTTGGGTGATCTTAACTTTAAATATGGTGATTATTTGCTTATACCTAGAGGTGTAATCTATAAAATAGATTTTGATACTCAAGATAATCGACTTTTTATAGTAGAATCACATCGGCCCATTTATACGCCAAAACGCTATCGTAACTGGTTTGGACAGTTATTAGAACACGCTCCGTTTTGCGAGAGAGACATTCGTCGACCTGAAGAATTAGAGACCTACAACGAGACAGGCGATTTTTTAATTAAAGTGAAAAAACAAAGTGATATTATAGAAATGGTTTATGCTTCGCATCCTTTTGATGTCGTGGGATATGATGGTTATAATTATCCTTATGCTTTTTCTATTCATGATTTTGAGCCAATAACGGGCAGAATACACCAGCCGCCACCTGTACATCAAACTTTTGAAACAGATGCTTTTGTGGTTTGTAGTTTCGTCCCGCGAATGTATGATTACCACCCTTTGTCGATTCCAGCACCTTATAATCACAGTAATATAGATTCTGATGAGGTTTTGTATTATGTTGATGGCGATTTTATGAGTCGAAACGCTATTGAAGAAGGACATATTTCGTTACATCCTGCAGGTATTCCACATGGACCCCATCCTGGAGCTGCGGAACGAAGTATAGGGAAGAAGGAAACAAATGAATTGGCCGTAATGGTCGATACGTTTAAACCTTTAATGATTACAGAAGAGGCCATGAAAATTGCAGAAGAGGGTTATTATAAATCGTGGCTTTAGGCCTCTCTTAATTTTTCCGAAGGGACAGAGAATAGTGACTTAAAGATTGATTAGTAGTTCAAATTCAATTAGGTAAAATAAGATTAATAAACTCCCAGCGTCCAGTTTAGAGTTCCCTCCTTTTGGGAGGGTTAGGGTGGGCTTTTTGAAATGAAAGACATAAAACCAGTAAACTACGGTTTAGAAAAAATATTTAAAGGGGCGCAAGATTTTTTGCCGCTTCTTGGTACAGATTATATTGAGCTATACGTTGGTAATGCCAAACAGGCAGCCCACTTTTATAAAACAGCATTTGGCTTTCAATCTTTTGCTTACAAAGGATTGGAAACAGGAAGCAAGGACACAGTATCCTATGTAGTTAAACAAGATAAAATACGATTGGTGTTAACCACGCCTTTAAATTCAAAAAACCTTATTAATAACCATATTGTTAAACATGGTGATGGTGTAAAAGTAATAGCGCTTTGGGTTGAAGATGCCAATAAAGCCTACGAAGAAACCACGAGTAGGGGAGCCGAGTCCTACATGGAGCCATGTGTTGAAAAAGATGAGTATGGCGAGGTAGTGCGAGCAGGAATCTACACTTACGGCGAAACTGTTCACATGTTTGTAGAACGTAAAAACTACAACGGTATTTTTATGCCTAAGTTCGAAAAATGGGACTCTGATTATAATCCAGAAACCTTAGGTTTAAAATATGTGGATCATATGGTGGGCAATGTTGGATGGGGGCAAATGAATACTTGGGTAAAATGGTACGAAGATGTAATGGGTTTCGAGAACTTTCTCTCGTTCGATGATAAACAAATCCATACTGAATATTCTGCTCTAATGAGTAAGGTAATGAGCAATGGTAATGGCCGAATAAAGTTTCCAATAAACGAACCGGCAGAGGGGAAGAAAAAATCTCAAATCGAGGAGTATTTAGATTTTTACGAAAGCCCTGGTGTACAGCATATTGCTGTAGCCACAGATGATATAGTTTCAACCGTAGAAGGTATGCGAGCAAGAGGGGTAGAGTTCTTGTCTACACCCCCACATACTTACTATGAGTCGGTTCCGGAAAGATTACTGACTCATAATCATAAATTGAAAGAAGATATTAAAACGCTTCAAGATTTAGGGATTATGATAGATGCCGATGAAGAAGGGTATTTGCTTCAAATTTTCACTAAACCTGTACAAGACAGACCAACATTATTTTTTGAAATCATTCAGCGTATGGGGGCTCGAGGTTTTGGTGCCGGTAATTTTAAGGCGCTTTTTGAATCTATAGAAAGAGAACAGGCCAAAAGGGGTACGCTCTAGTTTTCTGTAACAAATAATTGTTAAGAACGTCTTACAAAAACAGGTGCTCCCAAGATTTTTTATATTTTTGGAATAGTAATTGTAATTTTTTAAGTACAACAATAAATAAGTACTTAATTAGTTAGTTACATAACCCAAAGAAAAATGAAAAAAATACTACTTATAATATTTGCTGTTTGCATATCAACAATATCCTATTCGCAAGAAGAATCGGCTTTTGGAGATGGCGAATGGTTTAAATTCAAAATGAGCTATAGTGGCTTTTTAAAAGCTGGTAATGCTACGCTAACCGTTAGCGATGCTACCTTGGAGAATAAAGAGGTTTACCATGTTGTTGGTAAAGGCTGGACCACAGGTATGATTAAATGGTTTTTTAAAGTAGAGGATCGTTATGAAAGTTACTTCGATAAACAAACCATTATGCCTTATAAGTTCATCAGAAATATAGATGAAGGTGGCTACACCAAAGACATAGAAATAGATTTTGACCAAGAAAACAATAAGGCTTACGTAAATAACAAGAAGCATAATAGACAATCTGTAATCGATACCAGGCCAAATATTCAAGACATGGTCTCAACGTTTTATTATCTAAGGAACAATATGGATACAGATACGCTTAAAATTGGAGATGAGGTTCGTGTAGATATGTTTTTTGATGAAGAAAATTATGGGTTTAAATTAAAGTATCTTGGCGAAGAGATTTTGGATACCGAATTTGGAGATGTGGAAACCTTAAAATTTAGACCATATGTAATGGCAGGCCGTGTTTTTAAGGAAGAAGAAAGTTTAACCTTATGGGTCTCGAAAGACAAAAATAAGCTACCTTTACGCATTAAAGCAGACTTAGCGGTAGGTTCCTTAAGAGCAGATTTAGATGCTTTTAAGGGGCTAAAGCATCCGTTTCAAATAGTAGTTAAACGATAATGGGGTCAGATTCCAAAATTACTAATCAGCTCGAAGAGAAATACCAAAAAATAGATCAGGATTTAGAAGATCATCTAGAAGGTCTTCTGTACAGTAAACCAATAAATTATTGGGATTACATACAAATTGATGCACTCTTAAATTTACAAATTACAAGAACAAGTTTTCCAGATGAGAAGGTATTCATTATGTACCATCAAATTTCGGAGCTCTTGTTTAAAATGATACTCAGTGAAATTGAGCAAATAGCAGAAAACGACTCAATAGATGCTGTTATATTCACAGATAAAATAATGCGCATTAGCCGTTATTTTGATGTGTTAACTTCCTCTTTCAGTATTATGAAAGATGGTATGAGTATAGAACAGTATAATAAATTTAGGCAGACACTTATTCCAGCAAGCGGATTTCAAAGTGCACAATACAGAAAGATTGAATTTGCATCCACCGAACTTATCAATTTAATCGATAAAAGATTTCGAGATACAATCGATAGAAATTCGTCTTACGACAATGCTTTCGAACACTTATACTGGCAAGCTGCCGGTAAGGATTATAAAACAGGCAAAAAGACCTATACTTTAGCTGTTTTTGAAGAGCGCTATAAGGAAGAATTTATTAGATTTACTAAGTTTTACGAAAAAAATAACCTTTGGTCTAAATTTAAAAGTTTACCAAAAGAAGCTCAAAAAGATAAAGATTTGGTTAAGGCGATGCGACACTACGATTTAACGGTTAACGTAAAGTGGGTTATGGCACACTATAATACCGCAGTTCATTACCTAAATATTGGAGGAAAAACAACAGATGCCACCGGAGGTAGTGAATGGGTTAAGTATATGCACCCGAAGTATCAAAAAAGAATATTTTTTCCAGATTTATGGACCAAAAAAGAGATAGAAGATTGGGGAACAAATATTTTATAGTTTTAGCATTTGCACTTGTTCTTTTCAGTTCTTGTAGAGAAGATAAAAAAGAGGTTACGGAGCAAGAAATTGCTGAGGTTAAAAAACCAGTAGATGTTTATGAGTTTGGTTTTAACTTAAATAACTACATCGTAAAACGAGATACAGTAAAGGCAGGTGAAAGTTTTGGGCAAATTTTGGAGCAAAACAAGATTGGTTACCCTAAAATTTTCCATATTGCCGAAAAAACTAAAGAAACTTATAATATTGCTAGGTTTTTTCAAGCAGGCAAGCCTTATACGATTCTCTGCTCAAAAGATTCTTTAGAATTACCGGAATCCTTTATTTATCAACCAACCAAAGAAGAGTATGTAGTTATTAATTTCAAAGATTCCATTCATGCTTTTAAAAGCAGGAAGCCTATTAAATATGTAGAAAAAACGGTTACAGGTGTTATCAATAGTAGTATTTCTGAAACTTTAGATAATAAGGGTGTAAGCGCAGTTTTGACTAACTTGTTAGCAGATAATATTTATGCATGGACTATTGACTTTAGACGTCTTCAAAAAGGTGATCGATTCAAAGTCATTTACACAGATAAATATATAGATGATTCAATTTATACAGGTGTGCATGATGTTAAAGCGGCTTATTTTGAGCATAATTCAGAGCCGTTTTATGCCTTCCAATTTGAAACAGATTCTGTAAAGGGGATTAAGGATTATTTCAACGAAGAAGCAAAAAATTTACGTCGAGCCTTTTTAAAAGCTCCTGTTAAGTTTAGCCGTATTTCTTCACGTTATAATTTAAGGCGAAGGATTGCGGTTTACGGTTATAAAATAAGAGCTCACAAAGGAACCGATTTTGCTGCTCCTATTGGTACGCCCATTATGGCTACAGCTAATGGAACCGTTACTAAATCTGAACGAAGAGGAGGAAACGGTAATTATGTAAAGATTAGACATAACGCTACTTACGAAACACAATACCTTCACATGAAAAAGCGTAAGGCAAAAGTGGGCGATTTTGTAAAACAGGGCGATATTATAGGTTGGGTTGGTATGACCGGAAATACTGGAGGGCCTCATGTATGTTATCGTTTTTGGGTGAACGGCAGACAGGTAGATCCATTTAAGCAAAAACTACCCGAAGCTAAACCCATTTCAGATTCATTAAAAACACAATATTTAAAATATATAAAACCAATCAGGGTTCAATTAGATAATATTCCTTTCGATGATGAAATACTCGAAGAACCAATGGATGAAAACCTAATAACCCAGAATTATTAACTTATGGCATTACCAACAATAAACCCTACACAAACCAATGCTTGGAAAAAACTCCAAGACCATTACAATGAAATAAACGGTCTACATATGAAAGATTTATTTGCTCAGGATAGTGAGCGGGCAAATAAATATACCATTACATGGGATGATTTTTATGTTGATTTCTCTAAAAACAGAATCACAGAAGATACCTTTACATATTTACTGGAATTAGCCAACGATGTAAAACTAAAAGAGGCAATAGAGTCTCAATTTTCAGGTGAAAAAATAAATCAAACCGAAGGTAGAGCAGTATTACATTCGGCTTTAAGAGCACCAGAGTCTGCTGTTGTTCATGTTGATGGAGAGAATGTAATCCCAGAAGTATTTTCAGTAAAAAGAAAAATAGAGACGTTTACTAACGAAGTTGTAGATGGGTCACGAAAAGGCTATACAGGAAAAGCTTTTACCCATGTTGTGAATATTGGTATTGGCGGTTCAGATTTAGGTCCCGCTATGGTGGTAGATTCTTTGCAGTTTTACAAAAACCATTTAACCACATATTTTGTTAGTAATGTAGATGGGGACCACGTTAATGAAATAATAAAAAAGTTAGATCCAGAGACTACGCTATTCGTAATAGTGTCAAAAACGTTTACTACTCAAGAGACCTTATCTAATGCCAACACGATTAAAGATTGGTTCTTGAAATCGGCTTCAGAAGAAGATATCGCGAAGCATTTTGTGGCGGTTTCTACGAATTTAGAAGCCGTTCAAAGTTTTGGAATTGACCCCAACAATATTTTTCCAATGTGGGATTGGGTTGGTGGACGATTTTCACTTTGGAGCGCCGTTGGCTTATCTATCAGTTTAGCGGTTGGATATGATAATTATGCCAGTTTATTAACTGGAGCCAACAAGATGGATGATCATTTTAAAAATGAAGACTTTTCAACCAATATCCCAGTCGTCTTAGGGTTGTTGAGTATTTGGTACAATAATTTCTTTGATGCCGAAAGTGAGGTTATTATTCCTTATTCTCAGTATCTAAACCAGTTTGCGACATACTTGCAACAAGGTATCATGGAAAGTAATGGAAAGTGTGTAGACAGAAAAGGAAATGCTATAGATTATCAAACGGGAACCCTAATATGGGGTGAGCCGGGAACAAATTCACAACATGCTTTTTTTCAATTAATACATCAAGGAACAAAATTAATTCCTGCCGATTTTATTGGTTTCACAAAAAGCTTGTATGGTAACCAAGATCACCAAGATAAATTGATTTCTAATTTTCTAGCACAAACAGAGGCTTTATTAAATGGAAAAACAGAAGAACAAGTTATTGATGAAGGTGCTAAAGCGTCTATTGTTCCATTCAAGATTTTTGAAGGCAATAAACCAACAAATACTATTTTTATTGATAAACTTACCCCAGAAAGTTTAGGGAAGTTAATAGCCATGTATGAGCATAAAATTTTTGTTCAAGGTGTTATATGGAATATTTACAGTTACGATCAATTTGGTGTTGAGCTAGGAAAGCAATTGGCTTCTAAGATTTTGAAGGAGTTTGGTGGAGGTATTACTAATGCGCATGATGCTTCAACAAGTAATCTTTTGGCGCATTATAAGAGCAAGCGATAAGATACATAAACGTATACAATCAAATTTAAAGACTAGGTTCGGATTTTAAAAATTCGAGCCTTTTTTTATGAGTGCTTGTTGAATGTTTTGATAGTTTCTGCTTTGTTTATCCAATTTAGAATAGGGGCCGCTTTATAATTTTCCAAACCGTTTCAATCTGTATTATCTAGAAATTGAATTGACTTAGAAAGCGTTTTTTAATGTGGGTTAGTAAGAGGCTAAGGGCTGAAATAAAGTCTAACTTATAAAGATAGTGTACTAAACTGTATAAACAAAGAGAAAAGTATGATACTTACAATTTGTAACAAAAAACAAAAAAATAGAGAGGGTTTTTATCAATAAACATTTTAATGTGTATAAAAATTGTTAATTATTGTTAACAAATGCTTAACATTTAATGTGCTTTTATCCGTAAATTTGCATGACTAATTCAATTAATTAATTTTTCTCATGAAAAAAACTACTCAATTTTTATTGTTGACTGTAGCTATGTTATTTAGCGCAACAATTTTTGCTCAGACAGTCTCAGGTACAATTGTAGAGGCTGGGACTAACGTTCCGCTTCCTGGGGCTAACGTTATTGAGAAGGGCACCTCTAATGGTGTGACTTCAGATTTTGATGGAAACTTTTCTTTAAATGCGTCTTCTTCTTCGGGAGAGGTAGTCATTTCCTTTATTGGTTACAATTCTAAAACTATTGCTTTTTCAGGCGATACAGATTTAGGTGTAATTACACTGGAATCAAGTCAGTTTGGTTTAGAAGAGGTTCAAATTATTGCATCGGTAGCTGTAGATAGAAAAACTCCTGTGGCGGTTTCTACTATTAAATCTGCTGATATCGAATTAAAATTAGGATCTCAAGAATTTCCAGAGATTTTAAAAACAACACCAGGTATTTATGTTACTAAAGCCGGTGGTGGATTTGGTGACGGTCAAGTTAGGATGAGAGGTTTTGGCTCTGTAAACGTGGCAGTTATGATTAACGGTATTCCAGTAAACGATATGGAAAATGGTCGAGTATTCTGGTCTAACTGGGCAGGTCTTGGCGATGTTACAAGTACCATGCAAACGCAAAGAGGTTTAGGAGCAGCTAAAATAGCAGTGCCTTCTATTGGTGGTACAATTAATATTATAACCAAAACTACAGATGTAGAAGAAGGTGGTAATATAATCACTTCTGTTGGTAATGACGGGTATTCTAAATACGGAGTAACATATTCAACAGGATTAATGGATAATGGGTTTGCTGCTACTGTTTCGGCAGCTAGTACTCAAGGAGATGGCTATGTAGATGGTACACAGTTTAATGGTGTGTCTTACTTTGTTAACCTTTCAAAAGAGTTCAACGATCAACATAAATTGTCTTTTTCTGCTTTTGGTGCGAAACAACAACATGGACAAAGACAAAATAGACAACTTATAGAAACCTACAGAAATAGTGAAAGAGGTAGAAAGTTTAATGCCGATTGGGGATATTATAACGGACAGGTTACTTTCCAAGAGGATAACTTTTATCATAAACCTCAAATATCCTTAAACCACTACTGGAATTTAAATGAAAATACATCTATAAACTCCTCTGCTTATGTATCCTTCGGAACTGGAGGTGGTGGCGGTATTAGAGGTGTAAATAAGTTTACATTTAATGCCGACGGAAGTAGTGAATACAGAGATGGTCTTTATGGTCCTATCAACTTCGATAAAATTGCCGAAGAAAATGAAGCGCTTGGTGCCTTAGGTTCTGAAACTATTCTAAGAGCATCACGTAACGATCATAACTGGTACGGGTTATTAACAAACCTAAAAACAAATTTGAACGACCAAATGGTTTTACAAGTTGGTTTAGATTTTAGATCTTACAAAGGGATACATTTCCAAGAGGTTACAGACCTGCTTGGTGGACAATACTTCTTAGACGATAATAATGCAAACAACCCTAATTTTGCTGCTGGCGTTGGTGATAAAATTAATTACGATAACGACGGGCACGTTGGTTGGATTGGAGCTTTTGGACAATTAGAATATGATGTAACAGAAAACTTCAATGCTTTTGTTGCTGCCGCTTTCTCCAATACTTCATACAGAAGGGTCGACCGTTTTAATTATTTAGATTCAGATCCGCTTCAGGAAACAGATACCTATAATTTCATTGGTGGTAGTATTAAAGGTGGAGCGAATTATAGAATTGATGGAAATCATAATGTATTTGCAAATTTCGGTTATTTTGAAAGAGCTGCAGATTTCGATGCAGTTTTCTTAAACTTCAGTAATGATAACATCAATGACGATGCAGAAAACCAAAAAATAACAAGTTTTGAGTTGGGTTACGGATATAGAAGTGAAAAACTTGCCGCAAATGTGAACTTATACAGAACGCTTTGGAACGACAGAACAGAAATTGCTACATTCCAACAACCTGATGGAACCCGAGCTTCTGCAAATATTCTTGGGGTTAATGCCATTCACCAAGGTATTGAGATTGATTTTGTTTACAAAGCAACAAATCAGTTAAGTATTAATGGTATGGCTTCTATTGGTGATTGGAGATGGGATAGTAATGTAACAGATGTACAAGTATTTGATGAAGAACAAAACCTTGTAGATACTGTAAACCTGTTTATCAAAGATGTACATGTGTCTGATGCCGCTCAAACCACTTTTGGGCTAGGAGCAAATTATAAGTTTGGTTTAGATACCAGACTTGTGGTGGACTATGTTTACAACGCAGATATTTATGCCGATTTTGACCCAAGTGACAGAAATACTCCTGGGCCAGACGCATGGAAAATGCCCGATTTTGGGTTATTCGATGTTGCCATGACTCATGGTTTCGATTTTGGGCCTTTTAGAGCCTCTTTAACAGCACGTGTTAATA
This genomic interval carries:
- a CDS encoding DUF3108 domain-containing protein yields the protein MKKILLIIFAVCISTISYSQEESAFGDGEWFKFKMSYSGFLKAGNATLTVSDATLENKEVYHVVGKGWTTGMIKWFFKVEDRYESYFDKQTIMPYKFIRNIDEGGYTKDIEIDFDQENNKAYVNNKKHNRQSVIDTRPNIQDMVSTFYYLRNNMDTDTLKIGDEVRVDMFFDEENYGFKLKYLGEEILDTEFGDVETLKFRPYVMAGRVFKEEESLTLWVSKDKNKLPLRIKADLAVGSLRADLDAFKGLKHPFQIVVKR
- a CDS encoding homogentisate 1,2-dioxygenase, with the protein product MPIYHKLGKIPHKRHIQFRKPDGSLYHEQLFGTIGFDGMSTNCYHEQRPTQVKDIGNQYSVAPKVTVKNNIKSHLFKGFSVKTENDFLKSRKTVLVNSDCAIVLAAPKQSLKDYFYKNTDADELIFVHRGTGTLRTMLGDLNFKYGDYLLIPRGVIYKIDFDTQDNRLFIVESHRPIYTPKRYRNWFGQLLEHAPFCERDIRRPEELETYNETGDFLIKVKKQSDIIEMVYASHPFDVVGYDGYNYPYAFSIHDFEPITGRIHQPPPVHQTFETDAFVVCSFVPRMYDYHPLSIPAPYNHSNIDSDEVLYYVDGDFMSRNAIEEGHISLHPAGIPHGPHPGAAERSIGKKETNELAVMVDTFKPLMITEEAMKIAEEGYYKSWL
- the pgi gene encoding glucose-6-phosphate isomerase, with the translated sequence MALPTINPTQTNAWKKLQDHYNEINGLHMKDLFAQDSERANKYTITWDDFYVDFSKNRITEDTFTYLLELANDVKLKEAIESQFSGEKINQTEGRAVLHSALRAPESAVVHVDGENVIPEVFSVKRKIETFTNEVVDGSRKGYTGKAFTHVVNIGIGGSDLGPAMVVDSLQFYKNHLTTYFVSNVDGDHVNEIIKKLDPETTLFVIVSKTFTTQETLSNANTIKDWFLKSASEEDIAKHFVAVSTNLEAVQSFGIDPNNIFPMWDWVGGRFSLWSAVGLSISLAVGYDNYASLLTGANKMDDHFKNEDFSTNIPVVLGLLSIWYNNFFDAESEVIIPYSQYLNQFATYLQQGIMESNGKCVDRKGNAIDYQTGTLIWGEPGTNSQHAFFQLIHQGTKLIPADFIGFTKSLYGNQDHQDKLISNFLAQTEALLNGKTEEQVIDEGAKASIVPFKIFEGNKPTNTIFIDKLTPESLGKLIAMYEHKIFVQGVIWNIYSYDQFGVELGKQLASKILKEFGGGITNAHDASTSNLLAHYKSKR
- a CDS encoding tryptophan 2,3-dioxygenase family protein — protein: MGSDSKITNQLEEKYQKIDQDLEDHLEGLLYSKPINYWDYIQIDALLNLQITRTSFPDEKVFIMYHQISELLFKMILSEIEQIAENDSIDAVIFTDKIMRISRYFDVLTSSFSIMKDGMSIEQYNKFRQTLIPASGFQSAQYRKIEFASTELINLIDKRFRDTIDRNSSYDNAFEHLYWQAAGKDYKTGKKTYTLAVFEERYKEEFIRFTKFYEKNNLWSKFKSLPKEAQKDKDLVKAMRHYDLTVNVKWVMAHYNTAVHYLNIGGKTTDATGGSEWVKYMHPKYQKRIFFPDLWTKKEIEDWGTNIL
- a CDS encoding TonB-dependent receptor, with protein sequence MKKTTQFLLLTVAMLFSATIFAQTVSGTIVEAGTNVPLPGANVIEKGTSNGVTSDFDGNFSLNASSSSGEVVISFIGYNSKTIAFSGDTDLGVITLESSQFGLEEVQIIASVAVDRKTPVAVSTIKSADIELKLGSQEFPEILKTTPGIYVTKAGGGFGDGQVRMRGFGSVNVAVMINGIPVNDMENGRVFWSNWAGLGDVTSTMQTQRGLGAAKIAVPSIGGTINIITKTTDVEEGGNIITSVGNDGYSKYGVTYSTGLMDNGFAATVSAASTQGDGYVDGTQFNGVSYFVNLSKEFNDQHKLSFSAFGAKQQHGQRQNRQLIETYRNSERGRKFNADWGYYNGQVTFQEDNFYHKPQISLNHYWNLNENTSINSSAYVSFGTGGGGGIRGVNKFTFNADGSSEYRDGLYGPINFDKIAEENEALGALGSETILRASRNDHNWYGLLTNLKTNLNDQMVLQVGLDFRSYKGIHFQEVTDLLGGQYFLDDNNANNPNFAAGVGDKINYDNDGHVGWIGAFGQLEYDVTENFNAFVAAAFSNTSYRRVDRFNYLDSDPLQETDTYNFIGGSIKGGANYRIDGNHNVFANFGYFERAADFDAVFLNFSNDNINDDAENQKITSFELGYGYRSEKLAANVNLYRTLWNDRTEIATFQQPDGTRASANILGVNAIHQGIEIDFVYKATNQLSINGMASIGDWRWDSNVTDVQVFDEEQNLVDTVNLFIKDVHVSDAAQTTFGLGANYKFGLDTRLVVDYVYNADIYADFDPSDRNTPGPDAWKMPDFGLFDVAMTHGFDFGPFRASLTARVNNVFDTEYIPDAQDGSGSTAETALVWIGFGRTFNLGAKLNF
- a CDS encoding peptidoglycan DD-metalloendopeptidase family protein, with amino-acid sequence MDQKRDRRLGNKYFIVLAFALVLFSSCREDKKEVTEQEIAEVKKPVDVYEFGFNLNNYIVKRDTVKAGESFGQILEQNKIGYPKIFHIAEKTKETYNIARFFQAGKPYTILCSKDSLELPESFIYQPTKEEYVVINFKDSIHAFKSRKPIKYVEKTVTGVINSSISETLDNKGVSAVLTNLLADNIYAWTIDFRRLQKGDRFKVIYTDKYIDDSIYTGVHDVKAAYFEHNSEPFYAFQFETDSVKGIKDYFNEEAKNLRRAFLKAPVKFSRISSRYNLRRRIAVYGYKIRAHKGTDFAAPIGTPIMATANGTVTKSERRGGNGNYVKIRHNATYETQYLHMKKRKAKVGDFVKQGDIIGWVGMTGNTGGPHVCYRFWVNGRQVDPFKQKLPEAKPISDSLKTQYLKYIKPIRVQLDNIPFDDEILEEPMDENLITQNY
- the hppD gene encoding 4-hydroxyphenylpyruvate dioxygenase codes for the protein MKDIKPVNYGLEKIFKGAQDFLPLLGTDYIELYVGNAKQAAHFYKTAFGFQSFAYKGLETGSKDTVSYVVKQDKIRLVLTTPLNSKNLINNHIVKHGDGVKVIALWVEDANKAYEETTSRGAESYMEPCVEKDEYGEVVRAGIYTYGETVHMFVERKNYNGIFMPKFEKWDSDYNPETLGLKYVDHMVGNVGWGQMNTWVKWYEDVMGFENFLSFDDKQIHTEYSALMSKVMSNGNGRIKFPINEPAEGKKKSQIEEYLDFYESPGVQHIAVATDDIVSTVEGMRARGVEFLSTPPHTYYESVPERLLTHNHKLKEDIKTLQDLGIMIDADEEGYLLQIFTKPVQDRPTLFFEIIQRMGARGFGAGNFKALFESIEREQAKRGTL